ttttcaacttcGCTTGTCTTTAAAATTGCTTGAGAAAAAATGGTTGTAATTAATTTCTGCTACAGAAAAGCCACCTGGTACATTTTATCTCATCAagcttgttttaaattttaaacttataACTTTGTTCAGGAGAGGCTTTGCAATGATAGCAGAGAACTTGTACAAATGAACAGTTAGTTGTAGAGGTCTTGTTGAAATGAACTTGCCATTTGATATGTAAAGCTGTACACTTGAgtctttttcagtttatttttgtagacTAGCAGTTTGACCTGTTGAACAGTACTGGCTAACTTCAAGAAACTGAGGTTGTTGTATACACCTGGAGGCATCTGTTATTCAGCTTATCTTTTGAGTGGGTATTTGGCACAATGAGGATAAACTTGTGTGACCCACCAGAATGACTGATCTAATAATGTTGACATGAATCCTGTacttagtgaaatgtcagatgAAAATTATTGATGATTGAGTAAATTTTTTGtgttaaagaaatgggaaaagaatacatGAATCTGTTTAATAAAGCACTATGATCTGCAAAAGATGAACTGTTTCATAAAGATCTAAGGAAATAAAGGGAACTTTAAAACAGGGTATTCTTAAAAGTTTAGTTACATAGCAAATCAGAAAGTACTGTagccagtttttaaattttttgatacTAATGCACAAACATGACATAACATCTCCAAATATGAATTCTGATGCCAACAATCaaatccatatatattttaaacaactctaataaatattaaaaatgcagatttctagGTTTAACAGCAACTTGCTGAATCTTTGCAGGGTGGAATTCAAGACTGCAGTTTAACAACCTCTGCAGGTAGTTCTTGTGCACTCTACACTTCGGGAATTGATGCAGGAATTATAAAATAGGGAGGGCACTTCTATGTCCTAAGCAGATGTGGAACCAACTTAAGACTGCTTACTGGCCAGAAATGACTCAAAAGGGAAGGAAACCAactggaagaaggaagaaaactgaTACTTACTGGGCACCTACTTACCTATCAGGCATGGTCCATAAATTCTCTTATTTAATCAGTATGAGGCCCTTAGGAGGAAAGTATCTGTATTCCATTTGTACAAATATGGAACAAGCTAACCTCCAATGTTAGCTGAGTTTCCCATAACGCTTGAATTAGTGTCAGTCACAACGTCTCCGGCGTATGTCCAGAAACAGAGGGCACTACTCAATAACTGGTCCTTCATTCTGCTGCTGTAGTGCTGCCTGTATGCTTGGTTTACCAAGCTGTGTGATTTGAGCTCACTTCAAATCTTCTGGGTGATCATATTTATTTGGCAGCTAATTGCATTCTGCCACAGAAATGAATTTATACATAAATTGTTTAAAGGGAATAATGTAATTTGTTGTTAGAGCCTTTTTTTCCacagaggaaatgaaattttGACTCCAGTGTTTTATGTAAGGGTATCTCCCCCTGCTATGTTGTTGATTTTGAGTATCTAAAATTTTACTTGTAGGAAGATCTGGGTTAAGAATGCAAGAATGGAAAAAAGCAGAGGTTCACGGGCTAAAAAGGAATGGACTAGGATTTGGTCTAAAGGAAGATAAAGCTGGTATACTGCATGTTTGACCAtgaatgtggattttttttagtttaaacttTTCTAGTTAGACTAAGctacaaatgtatttttataaccaCAACTGCCTCTGGTTTGTTAGTGTACTgacaaaagtttttatttatttaattgaaggataactgtcttacaatattgcattggtttttaCACAAAGCTTTTTACATTAATGGCCACAAAGCACACAAGGCTACTCAACTCTGCTAAACTTTCTTAGTTTGTTCACTTCCCTACTCCTCAAAATGACTTTCATTCCCCTGCTTCCTACCCCTCCTGCTGTACTcgctttctcccattctaaatCTCTGTAAAAAGAGGCAACCAGACAGCAACTCTTCTGCCTCTCACAATGCACACTCCTCCAACCTGCCTGCATGTGTTCCCAATGCTCTGTGGGCTGGGCATGGGCCAGAACAAATGTCTCTGCTCTTATCCAAAGTAAAGCCCACTTTCACTTCCTCAAGGACTTTAATCCTTAGTATTAATTCGTTTTCCACCTATCATCCATCTCTTTCTCCTTGGGTCATACCCACTGACATATAAACATATTCcagtatttcctttctttaaagaaaaattactcAATCTCATTACCTCCATTTTCTGCTTCCATTTACAgcaaaatttcttgaaaaatgaTATAGTCCCTGACTCTCATCTCCTGTTctctcaacccactccagttgcctTCTTACCTGTCTCATTCCACCAGAATCACTCTTGACAGGGCCAACCAATGATTTCCAGATCCACTGGTCATTTCTTATCTTAGCTGACCTCCCCATGGCATTCGATATTATTGAAAATGTCCTTTTCTCTTGGCAGACTTACTCTGGTCAACCCATTCTAGACCTGGTCTGCCGCTACTACAAATTTATCCTCTTTCTGGGCAGTCTCATCTAGAGCTGTAGCAGATAAGCAGATGATCTCCAGGTATCTATCTCCAGTCCTGATTTCTCACAACTCCAGACTTAActatttttctgtttgaaaacTCTGCTCAAGTTGGGCATCTCAAGATTGACATCGATAATTACCAAGGAGaccatataatgaataatgcatttCAAACTGAGACACTTTTGACAGTGAAAGAGAACACTGCTAATAATTCTGTCAGGGCAGCAAGCATAAACAAAAATCTGCCAAAGGATTTCCCATCACATTTAGAATGAGATCCTGTTCCTTAGACCTGTGCTGTTCATCTTGTGTCACTCTGACCATCACTTAACTCTGCCCTGACTGTACTGGCTGCCATGCTCCCCTTGAACAAACATTTCTGTACGACTTTGAATGAGTGACTTAGCCTCTCTGTACCTAAGTGTCCTCATCTGCTAGAACAATAAACAATGGTACTCTCAGCTCTTTAGAGTTGTAAAGCACAACATGCCTAGCACTTAGTAGATGCTGCAAAGAGATACCTTTCAGTCTCCTAACTAAGGAACTGAACAGATTTGGACAGTAAGGGTTACTTGCATTtgctgaatgaagaaataaagtgaAGATGTGGTctacatttttcataatttttcattaCTTAAGGGCCTTGCACACACACTGCACATGTTTGAGTGTCGAGTCAATTGTTTGTGTATTTGTTACATAGTTCAAACTCCACTGCTGAAAGTGAGCCAGTCTATGTGGGTAATACTTATCTTGAAACAAAACTTAGAAACttaaaacctaaataaaatcAGTACCAACCATCACACACTTAACCTTTCATATGTTACAGTCAGACCTGGATTCTCGGTTTCCTTAAAAGCTGTACTTAAAATGAATATGAATtagatcattttaaatttaaggaaTTTAACAGAGACGATTTCATAAAAACTCCTGAATTTGTAGTTGGTACTCACTCTTGTAGCATGTCAGGTAGGGGTAACTTTTTCTTATGCCAACTCATAAGCAATCCTTTTTCTGTTCACAAGGTTTGAACAGAAGAGAGATCTCAGTAAATCTGGGCTCTGGCACTTAGCAGCTGGATGGTTCTCTAAGCTTGATTCCTCTAAGCTTGATTCCTCAACACGCACACAGAAgtgttttatgaaataaaaccGTCAATTTTAAACAAACTGACCATATAAATAAGTTCTAACTATTCCTTATGATGGGTAATACTTGGTTCTCAAAGATACCTATTCCAACCTGGAGATAAAATCAACCTCCTACACCAAAACGTTTTAGAAATTTGGTAATGTTTCCCCAAACACTAACTACAGGATTCAGACCATAGTGGAGTGATGTTTCAGAGCTGGTGGTAAGAAAGAAGACTGGGTCTGCATCCCAGATGAAATGTGCtatatcaataaaaatgtatCCATAATTTGAATGAAAGGAGTGCACTTTTCAGTTTCTAAAACTATTCACTTACAAAATATCACACTTGTACCATTTAatagtagtttttgtttttgttttaaatagctCAAGGAAAAATTACAAACTTTATTAAATgcaatttatattttcaagtaTAGCAGCTGAGTCAGAGATCATGTACTTAAGAGATAATTTAAACACAACTCAGAAGCTACACAGGTTCTTAAAATTACTGGTACCCACAATATTCCTGAATCACTTAAGTTTTTGCTACTTGGTTTCACTCTGCACTGGTAAAAAGAAGCAACATCAGTAAGCAAGTTACTCTTCAACATTTAATGGTGCCACAGGGTTAAATAATGGCCTTCCTTTTTTGGCCTGAATTTTACCAAAGTTAGcctcaaattctttttttgttccaTTTATATTTGCTAGATGTCCATCCTTTATTCCATAGCCTAAGgaattcagtttccttatccTGTATTGTACTATTTGTGGTGTTAATTCAAGAACCAttggtgtctctcttatctgagcTATGGAAATTCCTTCTTTCAATAATCCCTGAATTCTCTCCTCCAAAACTGGAACAGAGTAATACAAAAGGGCAGGACATTTCAAAACCAATTGCTTCAGGTCATGATCAGtacatttaaaagcatttttagaGAAAGACATACTGTTCTGTATACTTCTTGGGCAAAGCTGAAAAAGAAATCCTTTGAGTTTGGAGAGAAGCTGGAGAATTTCAAAGTTTGTGAAACCCTGCTTCTGGAAAAATTCTAGTGTTTCCTTTATAGCTGCAGaagaatttaacaaaataaatgggTTTTGGCTTAACAATTTTAGAAGCCAAACTTTCATGTTGGCCTCGGACCCACCTAAATTTAGATAACTCTCTTGGAGAATCTTTATCACTTGCTTATTCTTCTCAATAGGATTATGAAAAATATTAGATGCAGTAGTCAAAAATCTGCTAATGACCACATTTTTGAGTCCCAACTCTTGAAAGAACTGAATATTCAGCTTCCGGTTTTCCTGGTCTTTAACAGTAAAGAAAGATTCTGGAAACTGTTCTATTAACTTGACTAACTTTTCCTCGTTTTTACagaccaactgccagagttctcTTTGGGTGTTAACAGCAGTTGGACTGCAGATAATTGCTTCTGGGCAGCGTTCCAAGATACTGGCTACAGCAGTCTCACTGGCACCCAGCTGttgtaaaatatttgcaatttctTCAACATAGGTTTCATCCTCCAGAAGTACCCAGCCTTTTAATCTTCGAATTTTCCTGATGTCAACTGACAATTTAAAGAGCTTTTctactgtctttttattttctttctttgactgaCTATCAGTTGTACAGGTGAAGAATGCTAGAAAAGGTCTGTATTTTGGAGCTGATAGCCTTTTTCGGAAAGAACAGAGTCTGCAGGGCTGGGATCTCATCAGCAACTTCGACAACATGGCTGCAATCCACTGGCTAATTGCCACCGTCCTGAGACTCCAAATGTACAAATCATACctgtaagaaagaaaatacaggttcTCTTAGAATACAAACACAAACCTGAGCTACAAATACTAAGCACGGAAATAAAATGGACAGATCATACAGGTAAACTACTCATGTGGAGTATTAAATAGAACTGTTTAAATAATTGATGAAGTAACTGTCATATACTGCTTCCCATCTTAAACTTAATAAATACCCTCTTTGAGCTTTGCAACAACTTGTGAAGTAGTTATTTCCATTTAACAGATCAGTAGCAAAACCACAGGGAGTTCAAAGATTCACAGACCTCAAATGTTATTTTGACAAAAATTTCGTTTCTTACAACTCTGTTTCTGTCTAGGGCATgtacatttatacacacactcattttttttttttttaatgttttttatattttaaagttgatGTCTAGGTAAAGCAAATACTTTTTGAGGGGGAGagtcaattttaattttatattgtattttttgcTGAATAGCTATTATCCAAAATAAGccactgattttgttttgtttaaaaatgagttaataaatataATACTATTTTATGAGAATTTGTGACAATCTTTTTTTATAAATCCAGAATTAAGTCTCAGCCAGGTAAAACAAGGAATACCATGTGACTGCCCGGTGAAGTCATCGGAAATCATATTAGCTGTGGACTGTCATGGTGAccatggcttatttcacttagcatagtacaGCATGTGTTAGGACAAATCAGTTAATTTTAATTGGTCAAAGAGTCAGGGAAGTAttcctttcctttaggattcctACTGCTTTTATGCATCAGATGAGAAGATAAAAATTCATTCCTATTTCCTTCTATATTACTGTTTGAATCTTAAAAGCCAGCTCCTTTAATTCATTTGAAATTTCTGGTTGTGAGCTGAGGATGTAAATAGACTTTATCAATAGTTTAGCTATATCTAAGCACCATTTTTAAACAATCCTTTCCTTCCCCATGATTTGTGATGTTTCCTTCGTTATGTCATATTAAATGTAGCTTCTGTTTCTAGCTAGCCTGCATCcttgtgcgtgcgtgctaagttactttagtcgtattgactctttgtgaccctatggactgtagcccgccaggctcctctgtccatgggattttccaggcaagaatactggagtgggttgccatgccctcctccaggggatcttccccactcaagagatggaacccgtgtctcttacatctcctgcactggcaggtgagtttatcactagtgccacctagcaAAAATAGTAGGTGGCACTCCCCTACTATTTTTGCAATTCCCCAAAGGAGCCAAGTGGCTAATTTCCGGCCTTTGCTTCATACTTGGCTCCCTCTGCTAGACCATCCTAAAACAATCTCTGGTCAGCTCATTCTTTCACACCCCTCACAAGGATGTCAAATCTCAGCTCAGACCTCAGCTTCCCCCGACACCcattctctctttcactctcaaccCAATACCCTTGTGTCTAACTAGTACAAAAAAAGGAGTGCAGTTCACCACACCAAACATAAACCTTCTGCTGTTTCCCTTTCCCTAGAGTCACACCTTTCATCTTCCAGATAATTCCTGGTCTTGTGCTCATCCCAGCCTCTCTAGCCTGAGATCTCTAGAGCCCTTCTTTCTCATGTATTCACTCTTCAGTTGAATCCTCCTCTCTCAGGTTCCCATCCTTCACCTCAATGGCTCCTTCTCTCACTGCCCCTCcagctaaaattatttttctcttcccctcAGTTAATTCTTGTACAGcctttctcttcatttcctctcTTCCCATTTACATAACTTCCAATAAAGACAACTTTCATGTGATTAAAGCCAATGAGtagttttagttcctcttttggCATCTGCAGCTTTCAGCACAGGTGACCACTTTCTTTGGGAAATAACTCATACCTGACTTTCAAGACTTCCCACTCCCCtggtcctccttccttcctctgtttctGACCACCCTTTATCTGTCTTCTCTGCAGGCTCATCTTCAAGGCTTGGTTCTAGGCGCTCCTCTTCTTACCTTAAGAGTTTCTCCTCAGAGATCCTGTCCTTATCCAGGGCTTGTTAATCCACGGAAACTTCATTCCAGCTTCTCAAAATGTAATCTTGTCACTTCCCTGCAATAAACTTCTCAATCACACTTTAGGATAGAGACATAAAGTAAATGTCTACTTTACCGTGGCCTTTAAGGCCTCTGTGTCTTAGGCTCTGTCATCACCAAAATCTCCTGTCCCCCACTGCCTACACTTAACTGTACCAACCCCCTTTCAGCCCTTGGCGCTCTACCTGTTCCCATCACAGGGTCTCTAAAGACTGAGAGCTGTTCCCCATGCCCACAATCCTCCTGTCTAAGTGTCACTTTCTCAGGGAAGGTTTTCTGCCCTTCGTGAATAGATGAGGTGCCAGATAGGCTGTCTTGGCACCGTGgactgtttctctgtgtgcttagttgctcagctatgtccaactctttgcaaccccatggactgtagcctgccaggctcctctgtccatggggattctctaggcaagaatactggagtgagttgccatgccctcctccaggggatcttcccaacccagggaatgaatccaggtctctgcattgcaggctgattctttaccatctgagccaccagggaatgccacTTGTCATAGCTGCAGCTGTTCATGTGTGATTTCTGTCTCACtctccatgaggacagggatgGTTTACTGCCCTGTTCCTATGATAAAATGCTTCTCTACCTTTCGCCTGACTGGCACTGCTGACTCTAGGATGCATGCCTGGGCAGATGACTTTCGTGTGTGCTCTTCCCCAACACGCTGCTCTTGACCCTACTGTGGCACTTATACTCCTGTAAGTTCTTCATTCTTTCAACCAGttttttggggtttgtttgtttagctCATTCTCTGTGACAGACATTACGCTAGGCACTAGCTCTTCTGCTAAAACATTCTTCATATCTTCGGATCACAGACCCATCAGAGAATATGGTGTGAGTCAGAGGctctctttccaaaaaaaaaaaaaggacctataCTCACAACATTTTGCAAACAACTTTAGCAGGATTTGTGAGCACCCTGCAGTCTAACTATGAATAACCTGCACCAGATTACAAACATCTGGCAGACAGGGTCTGAGTGCAGTTCTACTTTATCCCCTGTACCCAGCAAAGAACTTGGTCCACAGATAAACAAAGTATCTGTCAATGGAAAAGCAGCAACAAACCAAGTGCACTACAACTTAAAGTAGTGGGTAAAGCTGTGGGCTGCCTCGGCCTAGTTCTGGATCATTAGTTGTGTTATGACTTGGGGAAGTcacttttctgtgcctcagtttgagCATCAGGAAAGTGGCAACATTCAGTGTTTGTCAAGGTTACAAACTGGGTGATTGTGAAGATTAACACCATGAATCAGAGTATTCAGAAACTCATTAAGTCATCACAACAACCTATATTAAAGATGAGTTAACAGGTGAAAGTAAAGTACCCCAAGGTCGCTCAGCTAAAAAGAGACCAGATCCCGCATTCAAACCCAAAAGCTTAGCTCGAGCCTGCTCCTGGCCCCGTGCTCTGCCCATAGTAATAATCcaggtaaatatttgttaaatcacAACGTGGGCTATTTTTCTGatgcttcatttttcttaagcATTTTGGGGGGCGTGAAACCCACTTCTGTAATATGCACAATTTTCATAATAACGGCCCACTCGACGAACACTAGTAATTAAGCTCGACTGTGACAACACATATGATCTGCTCAGTTTGAAATTAACCCCagtttgtaaaaaagaaaaaacgagGGCCCAAGGAAGACGGTGTTGGGGAGAGACCGAAAACCACACATCCGTCATGTGGGGCACGCGCTAAGAAAAATTTCCGGCCGGCTGCGCCCCGGCGTCCACCAGCACCCTGGCCAGCCAGGCGGAGCTGAGGCAGCTGACGGGGAGTCTGTCTTCATGGTGGGCAGCTCCCAACTCCAGACTGCAGCGGCGAGCACCCACAGGTGTGCAGGACCGGGACGACTCACCTGTCAAGTGTCCGCTCTGTACACGGCACGAGTTCCAGGTCTCCAGCCGCCGGCCAATTCCCCACAACAGCGCTGACCCGGCCACCTGTGAACCCGCAGACACGCCCAGAGCCCCCAACGCAGCCAATCAGGACGCGAGGCAGAGGCTACGTGACCCCTCTGACGCAGCGCGGAGGGGCAGGGTGGCGGAGTTCACCCCGACCGGCTTTTTAGCTTTGGCCAGCAACTATTGTCGCTGGCATTCTCACGCCTTTGCCCTCTGTGTAGTTTAGAGAACTTGGAGTTTGTCTTTTTGTCCCTTGGGGAATGTCACAGCCcgtgagaagaaaaaaaggtagaaataacTCAGAAACCGCTATATGTTTAAGCTGTAGCCATTCAGAATTCCCCAAATAAGCCTACAGATAAAGAActaatttacaaaagaaatttagtttaaaaaaatcccGAAACTTCTTCGGAACCTATCTAGCCTTCCTGTCCCCCGTCCCCTGCCAACCCAGCAGTCAGCTACAGTGCCTGATTcttctttaaagaagaattaaagaacttgAAAGAATTAAACTGCCTCCTGACACTTTAACCCAAATACTAGCCTTTTCAGATAAACTGCTTGGTGGTTTATATTCTGATTATTACCGGTGATTCCAATCTCATAAACAAATCTCTCCCTAAAGCCAGGCTCAACGTCTGTCCCATTTACTCTCATATTTATCCATACACATATTTATGGCATGCCTATTAAGTGTCAAGCATTTGTAGCAGCAATGACAACACAGAAGTGCACCAGACAAGGGGGAATATGGAGTTCACATTCTGGTGGAGGACAAAGATATTAACCACCACTGACACTATTAACTGCAACTATAATAGAGTTAAATGTAAAGGACAAGGTGCCAAAACTGGGCTAGCTGTCCTATGCTGGGTGTGGAGCTGGGAACAGGAAAGCTGTGATTTACCCGGGCGCTAGGCCCCTCACTTTGTATTTCATAGTATACTGTGCATACTTCTAAAAACAGCCTTAACACAAAGGACTGTAATTCTTCTAGATTGCCCTGTCTCCTTGTGGAGTGAACTCACTGTGGATACTGATGAATTAATTTTCCTATCAACAATGCTTGGCACATGACAGGGACTTGGGAAATGCTAACCAAATCTTTGAGTCTAGCCTTATTACCTAGTTTGTGCTCAACAGCCTTTGTTGAGAGGGTGACAAGTTGTACTTTAATTCCACAGAGTAGCAGCAAGAATCCTTACTCCTTGTTTCTAGATCAACTTTGATCTCCAGGATATATGAGGTAGGGG
Above is a genomic segment from Bos indicus isolate NIAB-ARS_2022 breed Sahiwal x Tharparkar chromosome 5, NIAB-ARS_B.indTharparkar_mat_pri_1.0, whole genome shotgun sequence containing:
- the MTERF2 gene encoding transcription termination factor 2, mitochondrial translates to MLSKLLMRSQPCRLCSFRKRLSAPKYRPFLAFFTCTTDSQSKKENKKTVEKLFKLSVDIRKIRRLKGWVLLEDETYVEEIANILQQLGASETAVASILERCPEAIICSPTAVNTQRELWQLVCKNEEKLVKLIEQFPESFFTVKDQENRKLNIQFFQELGLKNVVISRFLTTASNIFHNPIEKNKQVIKILQESYLNLGGSEANMKVWLLKLLSQNPFILLNSSAAIKETLEFFQKQGFTNFEILQLLSKLKGFLFQLCPRSIQNSMSFSKNAFKCTDHDLKQLVLKCPALLYYSVPVLEERIQGLLKEGISIAQIRETPMVLELTPQIVQYRIRKLNSLGYGIKDGHLANINGTKKEFEANFGKIQAKKGRPLFNPVAPLNVEE